A genomic segment from Canis aureus isolate CA01 chromosome 4, VMU_Caureus_v.1.0, whole genome shotgun sequence encodes:
- the FAM25A gene encoding protein FAM25A, with translation MLGGLGKLAAEGLAHRTEKATEEAVHAVEGVVKEVLEHAKEAGEKAVADALKKAQDSGEKVVKDVTATVTEAVTGAVAHAVEGLGPRGQ, from the exons ATGCTGGGAGGCCTGGGGAAACTCGCCGCCGAGGGCCTGGCCCACCGCACCGAGAAGGCCACCGAGGAGGCTG TTCACGCCGTGGAGGGAGTGGTGAAGGAGGTACTAGAGCACGCCAAGGAGGCCGGAGAGAAAG ccGTCGCCGATGCCCTGAAGAAGGCCCAGGACTCCGGAGAGAAAGTAGTGAAGGACGTCACCGCAACGGTGACCGAGGCCGTGACGGGCGCCGTGGCCCACGCTGTGGAGGGCCTGGGCCCGCGGGGGCAGTGA